The following proteins are co-located in the Camelina sativa cultivar DH55 chromosome 12, Cs, whole genome shotgun sequence genome:
- the LOC104731987 gene encoding lysine-specific histone demethylase 1 homolog 3 isoform X1, which produces MDGKGRKSASKRGSKIFQFEDDADDDEPIGSLLEVMKHKTSKKNKVETESTGKRRHKQAVEKKLSALDKVSEDMNDTLASFRKRLKGTKKGVGSGTRVPPIDTVTNADLNLIEEGNTNEVQSLLLGEGLNNISVKKMVDSTVECQTHRTLLDSGTSNKRVDCISENGASSSIQKCASETGTLLHKIYGKDEAASPDHEKVDIPMTVSSNKEANVVHHITDEESERPLSEKAVELSRVSVPMTDVHGEVYSPTDRKEVAVIAPDQHRHLREPASESGYSREKNLVMCDCGIQVNVEDHSFESNTQVTLCHKCKYSSHHNAPNGSGIQLNTLEDGTAEASPISVTPCEDENFGGDAVSLPNSGKQSTLQRPERIARKRKLGNMVYEGVMNWENEQGFLDSQSDRSFKGSDKCDFVPSIPKETEIGIAAAVTAGLKAQSVSPIEKIILKEVLKRKGSHQEYLVCRNYILGLWSKNVTRILPVTECGVTGGPPESELPSASLIREVYKFLDQRGYINAGISSVKGKEGSSTNHDYDLLQGKKREENYMASVADSEEGVAFILGQVKAVESTSEDKKCALQNDERDLVGCATSEMLGSTSKTCEEDIVDDCKHSVSINALQDGTASKVEKHPETLSVAKPALSSTLSSANSNQTRGRDWVQCEVRDEKKIIVIGAGPAGLTAARHLQRQGFSVTVLEARSRVGGRVYTDRSSLSVPVDLGASIITGIEADVPSERMPDPSVLVCNQLGLELSVLHGFCPLYDTVTGEKVPAELDDALQAEFNSLIDDVDLLVEEIGKERADKLSLEDGLEFGLQRLRMPHDKVNIEKIGLVNSTDSSCSKTDACLKDDILNPLERRVMNWHFAHTEYGCAAVLKEVSLPHWNQDEFYGGFGGPHAMIKGGYSRVVESLAEGLDIHLNKIVSEVSYASDVSAVHNSKHKVRVSTSNGCEYFGDAVLVTVPLGCLKAETIKFSPSLPDWKYSSIKQLGFGVLNKVVLEFPKVFWDDSVDYFGATAEETDLRGECFMFWNVKKTVGAPVLIALVVGKAAFEYTNKSKSEHVNHAMMVLRKLFGGDLVPDPVASVVTDWGTDPYSYGAYSYVAIGASGEDYDVLGRPVQNCLFFAGEATCKEHPDTVGGAMMTGVREAVRIIDILSSGNDYTAEIETLEKAQRKSVPVRDEVKDLIKRLEVVELSNVLARQSLLRNMFFSAKTTVGRLHLAKELLNLPGEALKSFAGTKEGLAVLNSWILDSMGKNGTQLLRHCVHILVRVTSDLFAVRLSGIGKTVKEKVCAHTSRDIRAIASQLVNVWLELYRKEKANSGKKSSRQANTTNTSRIRRKLNSVDTDSKGKLSNGNDGKTDGELEDNQLPMSEEEKAVFAEAEAARAAAEAAAKAFSEAYHNTSLQLPKIPSFHKFARREQYAKMDESDFRKKFPGNVLGRQDCMSEIDSRNCKVRDWYDFPASCLDLDNSRIPVDNYSQRSHSNELVSHSKFRECSGESGAADTSFLTGAWVDTGGSSDGFKDSQAIDRWQSQAAAADPEFFNRTLHIKDDEDSIACSTGPPSWKNDQQANECSVSQVTVNKESHKTHIRSADRLKQGVVDFVASLLMAPYKAKKIDRDVYKSIMKKTATKVMQHTTDVEKAMAVQQFLDSKRKNKIRDFVDKQVDKYMAIAQVPKP; this is translated from the exons ATGGATGGTAAAGGGAGGAAATCTGCTTCCAAGAGAGGATCCAAGATTTTTCAGTTTGaggatgatgctgatgatgatgaacctaTCGGATCTCTTTTAGAGGTTATGAAGCATAAAACTTCCAAGAAGAATAAGGTTGAGACAGAAAGTACTGGTAAACGGAGGCATAAACAGGCTGTGGAGAAGAAACTGAGTGCTTTGGACAAGGTTTCTGAAGATATGAATGACACCTTAGCCAGTTTTAGGAAGAGATTGAAGGGCACCAAGAAAGGTGTTGGATCAGGAACCCGGGTTCCTCCTATTGATACTGTAACAAATGCGGATTTGAACCTGATTGAGGAAGGCAACACAAATGAGGTGCAGAGTTTGTTACTTGGGGAAGGTTTGAATAACATATCTGTCAAGAAGATGGTTGATTCAACAGTAGAATGTCAAACTCATAGGACTCTCTTAGATTCCGGCACGAGTAATAAAAGAGTGGATTGCATCTCGGAAAACGGTGCTTCTAGTTCTATTCAAAAGTGTGCTTCAGAAACTGGAACCCTCCTGCATAAAATTTATGGTAAGGATGAGGCAGCCTCTCCTGATCATGAAAAAGTAGACATACCTATGACAGTATCCAGCAATAAGGAAGCAAATGTCGTTCATCATATTACAGATGAGGAATCCGAAAGGCCATTGTCGGAGAAGGCTGTGGAGCTATCCAGGGTGTCTGTTCCCATGACAGATGTCCATGGCGAAGTTTATTCTCCTACTGATAGAAAAGAAGTTGCAGTTATTGCTCCTGATCAGCACAGACACTTGAGAGAGCCAGCTTCAGAGTCTGGTTATTCGCGAGagaaaaatttagttatgtgtGATTGTGGCATCCAAGTTAATGTGGAGGATCATTCCTTTGAGTCTAATACTCAGGTTACTCTTTGTCATAAGTGCAAGTATTCTTCACATCATAATGCTCCTAATGGAAGTGGTATTCAACTTAATACTCTAGAAGATGGAACTGCTGAAGCTTCTCCGATTTCTGTAACTCCCTGTGAAGATGAAAATTTCGGCGGTGATGCAGTTTCTTTACCTAATTCTGGGAAGCAATCTACCTTGCAACGCCCAGAGCGTATTGCTAGGAAGCGTAAGCTTGGAAACATGGTGTATGAAGGAGTCATGAATTGGGAGAATGAGCAAGGCTTTCTTGATTCTCAAAGTGACAGGTCCTTTAAAGGAAGCGACAAGTGTGATTTTGTTCCATCTATTCCCAAGGAAACTGAAATTGGTATAGCAGCTGCGGTGACAGCTGGACTTAAAGCCCAGTCAGTAAGTCCAATTGAGAAAATTATACTTAAAGAGGTGTTGAAGCGCAAAGGTAGCCATCAGGAGTACCTAGTTTGCAG GAATTATATCTTAGGCCTATGGAGTAAAAATGTCACTCGAATCTTACCTGTCACTGAGTGTGGTGTTACTGGTGGCCCTCCTGAGAGTGAATTGCCATCAGCTTCCCTTATCAGAGAAGTCTATAAGTTTCTTGATCAGAGA GGTTATATAAATGCGGGAATTTCATCTGTGAAGGGGAAAGAGGGATCTTCGACAAATCATGACTATGATCTCCTCCAAGGGAAAAAGCGTGAAGAAAATTATATGGCTTCTGTGGCAGACTCTGAAGAGGGAGTTGCTTTTATCCTTGGTCAGGTCAAAGCCGTTGAATCGACTAGTGAGGATAAGAAATGTGCTCTCCAAAATGATGAAAGGGACCTGGTAGGATGTGCGACCTCGGAAATGTTGGGATCTACCAGCAAAACATGCGAGGAAGACATAGTTGATGATTGCAAACATTCTGTGAGCATAAATGCTTTACAGGATGGTACTGCATCTAAGGTTGAAAAGCATCCTGAAACACTTTCAGTAGCGAAACCTGCTTTGTCTAGCACACTCTCGTCTGCAAACAGTAATCAAACGAGAGGAAGGGACTGGGTTCAATGTGAGGTTAGAGATGAGAAGAAAATTATAGTAATTGGGGCTGGTCCTGCTGGATTAACAGCAGCACGTCATTTACAGCGCCAGGGGTTTTCTGTCACCGTTCTTGAGGCAAGGAGTAGAGTAGGTGGTCGTGTATATACAGACCGGTCATCTCTTTCAGTTCCTGTGGATCTTGGGGCTAGTATAATTACAGGTATTGAGGCTGATGTGCCATCGGAGAGAATGCCAGATCCTTCGGTATTG GTCTGTAACCAGTTAGGTCTGGAGTTGAGCGTGTTGCATGGATTCTGTCCTCTTTATGATACTGTAACAGGGGAAAAGGTTCCTGCAGAATTAGATGATGCTCTACAAGCAGAGTTCAACAGTCTAATTGATGATGTGGATTTGCTTGTTGAGGAAATAGGCAAGGAAAGAGCAGATAAATTGTCCCTCGAGGATGGTTTAGAATTTGGCCTTCAACGGCTGAGAATGCCACATGACAAGGTGAACATTGAAAAAATTGGGCTTGTCAATTCAACTGATTCTTCCTGCTCAAAAACTGATGCCTGTTTGAAAGATGATATTTTGAATCCTTTGGAGCGAAGAGTTATGAATTGGCATTTTGCTCACACAGAATATGGTTGCGCTGCTGTTCTCAAGGAAGTTTCGCTTCCTCACTGGAATCAAGATGAGTTTTATGGCGGATTTGGAGGGCCACATGCTATGATTAAGGGTGGCTATAGCCGAGTTGTTGAGTCGCTTGCAGAAGGACTTGACATTCATTTGAACAAAATAGTTTCTGAGGTATCTTACGCTTCTGATGTATCTGCCGTGCATAACAGCAAGCATAAAGTCCGAGTTAGTACATCAAATGGCTGTGAGTATTTTGGAGATGCTGTTCTGGTTACTGTTCCTCTTGGATGCTTGAAAGCAGAAACTATTAAGTTTTCACCATCCTTGCCGGATTGGAAATATTCATCGATCAAACAACTTGGTTTTGGAGTTCTAAATAAAGTTGTGTTGGAGTTCCCAAAGGTATTTTGGGATGATAGTGTTGATTATTTTGGGGCAACGGCGGAGGAAACAGATCTAAGAGGTGAGTGCTTTATGTTTTGGAATGTCAAAAAAACTGTTGGTGCTCCTGTCCTGATAGCTTTGGTGGTTGGGAAGGCTGCTTTTGAATATACAAACAAGAGTAAGTCTGAGCACGTGAACCATGCAATGATGGTACTTCGTAAGCTTTTTGGTGGGGATCTGGTTCCGGATCCTGTTGCCTCGGTTGTTACTGACTGGGGCACTGATCCTTACAGTTATGGTGCCTACTCATATGTTGCTATTGGTGCTTCTGGTGAAGATTATGATGTATTGGGAAGGcctgttcagaattgtttgttttttgctGGTGAGGCAACATGCAAAGAGCATCCTGACACTGTTGGTGGTGCAATGATGACTGGAGTCCGGGAAGCTGTGCGTATAATTGATATACTTTCTAGTGGAAACGATTACACAGCAGAAATAGAAACACTAGAAAAAGCGCAGAGGAAATCTGTACCTGTAAGGGATGAAGTCAAAGACCTAATAAAGAGACTTGAAGTTGTTGAGCTGTCTAATGTGCTGGCCAGGCAATCATTGCTACGGAACATGTTCTTCTCTGCTAAAACAACTGTTGGGCGTTTGCATTTAGCCAAGGAGTTGCTTAATCTACCTGGTGAAGCCTTGAAATCCTTTGCAGGTACAAAAGAGGGGCTTGCAGTGCTGAACTCTTGGATCCTG GATTCGATGGGGAAGAATGGAACCCAACTTTTACGTCACTGTGTACATATTCTTGTTCGAGTTACGAGTGATCTCTTTGCCGTGAGGCTCTCAG GCATTGGAAAGACTGTGAAAGAAAAGGTTTGTGCACACACGAGCCGTGATATCCGCGCCATTGCAAGTCAGCTCGTTAATGTGTGGCTGGAACTATACCGGAAAGAAAAAGCTAATAGTGGAAAGAAATCATCGAGACAAGCGAATACTACAAATACCtctagaataagaagaaaactgAATAGTGTTGACACAGACAGTAAGGGAAAGCTGAGCAATGGCAACGATGGGAAAACAGATGGAGAGCTTGAAGACAACCAGCTACCTatgtcagaggaagagaaggctGTGTTTGCTGAAGCTGAGGCAGCTCGTGCAGCAGCAGAAGCAGCTGCAAAG GCATTTTCTGAGGCCTATCATAATACTTCATTGCAGCTTCCTAAGATTCCCTCATTTCATAAGTTTGCCAGGCGAGAGCAGTATGCAAAGATGGACGAATCTGATTTCAGGAAAAAGTTTCCTGGCAATGTCTTAGGAAGACAAGATTGTATGTCAGAGATAGACTCGAGGAACTGCAAAGTTCGGGACTGGTATGATTTTCCTGCCTCGTGTCTTGACCTTGACAATTCAAGGATTCCAGTCGATAACTATTCACAGCGTAGCCATTCGAATGAGCTTGTATCTCATTCCAAGTTCAGAGAATGTTCTGGAGAAAGTGGGGCTGCGGATACCAGTTTTTTAACTGGGGCATGGGTTGATACTGGTGGTAGTAGTGATGGTTTCAAGGATTCTCAGGCTATCGATAGATGGCAATCTcaagctgctgctgctgatccTGAATTCTTCAATCGTACTTTGCATATTAAGGATGATGAAGATTCGATTGCATGTTCAACAGGCCCTCCGAGTTGGAAGAATGACCAACAAGCGAATGAATGCTCTGTGTCACAGGTTACAGTGAATAAAGAGTCACATAAAACTCATATCCGGAGTGCAGATCGTTTGAAACAGGGGGTTGTAGATTTTGTTGCATCGTTGCTTATGGCCCCTTATAAAGCAAAGAAAATTGATAGAGATGTATACAAGTCAATAATGAAGAAGACCGCAACAAAG GTTATGCAACATACAACAGATGTGGAGAAAGCCATGGCTGTTCAGCAATTCCTCGACTCAAAGCGGAAAAACAAG ATTCGTGACTTTGTGGACAAACAAGTTGACAAGTATATGGCGATAGCTCAAGTTCCAAAACCTTGA
- the LOC104731987 gene encoding lysine-specific histone demethylase 1 homolog 3 isoform X2, with protein MDGKGRKSASKRGSKIFQFEDDADDDEPIGSLLEVMKHKTSKKNKVETESTGKRRHKQAVEKKLSALDKVSEDMNDTLASFRKRLKGTKKGVGSGTRVPPIDTVTNADLNLIEEGNTNEVQSLLLGEGLNNISVKKMVDSTVECQTHRTLLDSGTSNKRVDCISENGASSSIQKCASETGTLLHKIYGKDEAASPDHEKVDIPMTVSSNKEANVVHHITDEESERPLSEKAVELSRVSVPMTDVHGEVYSPTDRKEVAVIAPDQHRHLREPASESGYSREKNLVMCDCGIQVNVEDHSFESNTQVTLCHKCKYSSHHNAPNGSGIQLNTLEDGTAEASPISVTPCEDENFGGDAVSLPNSGKQSTLQRPERIARKRKLGNMVYEGVMNWENEQGFLDSQSDRSFKGSDKCDFVPSIPKETEIGIAAAVTAGLKAQSVSPIEKIILKEVLKRKGSHQEYLVCRNYILGLWSKNVTRILPVTECGVTGGPPESELPSASLIREVYKFLDQRGYINAGISSVKGKEGSSTNHDYDLLQGKKREENYMASVADSEEGVAFILGQVKAVESTSEDKKCALQNDERDLVGCATSEMLGSTSKTCEEDIVDDCKHSVSINALQDGTASKVEKHPETLSVAKPALSSTLSSANSNQTRGRDWVQCEVRDEKKIIVIGAGPAGLTAARHLQRQGFSVTVLEARSRVGGRVYTDRSSLSVPVDLGASIITGIEADVPSERMPDPSVLVCNQLGLELSVLHGFCPLYDTVTGEKVPAELDDALQAEFNSLIDDVDLLVEEIGKERADKLSLEDGLEFGLQRLRMPHDKVNIEKIGLVNSTDSSCSKTDACLKDDILNPLERRVMNWHFAHTEYGCAAVLKEVSLPHWNQDEFYGGFGGPHAMIKGGYSRVVESLAEGLDIHLNKIVSEVSYASDVSAVHNSKHKVRVSTSNGCEYFGDAVLVTVPLGCLKAETIKFSPSLPDWKYSSIKQLGFGVLNKVVLEFPKVFWDDSVDYFGATAEETDLRGECFMFWNVKKTVGAPVLIALVVGKAAFEYTNKSKSEHVNHAMMVLRKLFGGDLVPDPVASVVTDWGTDPYSYGAYSYVAIGASGEDYDVLGRPVQNCLFFAGEATCKEHPDTVGGAMMTGVREAVRIIDILSSGNDYTAEIETLEKAQRKSVPVRDEVKDLIKRLEVVELSNVLARQSLLRNMFFSAKTTVGRLHLAKELLNLPGEALKSFAGTKEGLAVLNSWILDSMGKNGTQLLRHCVHILVRVTSDLFAVRLSGIGKTVKEKVCAHTSRDIRAIASQLVNVWLELYRKEKANSGKKSSRQANTTNTSRIRRKLNSVDTDSKGKLSNGNDGKTDGELEDNQLPMSEEEKAVFAEAEAARAAAEAAAKAFSEAYHNTSLQLPKIPSFHKFARREQYAKMDESDFRKKFPGNVLGRQDCMSEIDSRNCKVRDWYDFPASCLDLDNSRIPVDNYSQRSHSNELVSHSKFRECSGESGAADTSFLTGAWVDTGGSSDGFKDSQAIDRWQSQAAAADPEFFNRTLHIKDDEDSIACSTGPPSWKNDQQANECSVSQVTVNKESHKTHIRSADRLKQGVVDFVASLLMAPYKAKKIDRDVYKSIMKKTATKVMQHTTDVEKAMAVQQFLDSKRKNKIRDFVDKQVDKYMAIAQVPKP; from the exons ATGGATGGTAAAGGGAGGAAATCTGCTTCCAAGAGAGGATCCAAGATTTTTCAGTTTGaggatgatgctgatgatgatgaacctaTCGGATCTCTTTTAGAGGTTATGAAGCATAAAACTTCCAAGAAGAATAAGGTTGAGACAGAAAGTACTGGTAAACGGAGGCATAAACAGGCTGTGGAGAAGAAACTGAGTGCTTTGGACAAGGTTTCTGAAGATATGAATGACACCTTAGCCAGTTTTAGGAAGAGATTGAAGGGCACCAAGAAAGGTGTTGGATCAGGAACCCGGGTTCCTCCTATTGATACTGTAACAAATGCGGATTTGAACCTGATTGAGGAAGGCAACACAAATGAGGTGCAGAGTTTGTTACTTGGGGAAGGTTTGAATAACATATCTGTCAAGAAGATGGTTGATTCAACAGTAGAATGTCAAACTCATAGGACTCTCTTAGATTCCGGCACGAGTAATAAAAGAGTGGATTGCATCTCGGAAAACGGTGCTTCTAGTTCTATTCAAAAGTGTGCTTCAGAAACTGGAACCCTCCTGCATAAAATTTATGGTAAGGATGAGGCAGCCTCTCCTGATCATGAAAAAGTAGACATACCTATGACAGTATCCAGCAATAAGGAAGCAAATGTCGTTCATCATATTACAGATGAGGAATCCGAAAGGCCATTGTCGGAGAAGGCTGTGGAGCTATCCAGGGTGTCTGTTCCCATGACAGATGTCCATGGCGAAGTTTATTCTCCTACTGATAGAAAAGAAGTTGCAGTTATTGCTCCTGATCAGCACAGACACTTGAGAGAGCCAGCTTCAGAGTCTGGTTATTCGCGAGagaaaaatttagttatgtgtGATTGTGGCATCCAAGTTAATGTGGAGGATCATTCCTTTGAGTCTAATACTCAGGTTACTCTTTGTCATAAGTGCAAGTATTCTTCACATCATAATGCTCCTAATGGAAGTGGTATTCAACTTAATACTCTAGAAGATGGAACTGCTGAAGCTTCTCCGATTTCTGTAACTCCCTGTGAAGATGAAAATTTCGGCGGTGATGCAGTTTCTTTACCTAATTCTGGGAAGCAATCTACCTTGCAACGCCCAGAGCGTATTGCTAGGAAGCGTAAGCTTGGAAACATGGTGTATGAAGGAGTCATGAATTGGGAGAATGAGCAAGGCTTTCTTGATTCTCAAAGTGACAGGTCCTTTAAAGGAAGCGACAAGTGTGATTTTGTTCCATCTATTCCCAAGGAAACTGAAATTGGTATAGCAGCTGCGGTGACAGCTGGACTTAAAGCCCAGTCAGTAAGTCCAATTGAGAAAATTATACTTAAAGAGGTGTTGAAGCGCAAAGGTAGCCATCAGGAGTACCTAGTTTGCAG GAATTATATCTTAGGCCTATGGAGTAAAAATGTCACTCGAATCTTACCTGTCACTGAGTGTGGTGTTACTGGTGGCCCTCCTGAGAGTGAATTGCCATCAGCTTCCCTTATCAGAGAAGTCTATAAGTTTCTTGATCAGAGA GGTTATATAAATGCGGGAATTTCATCTGTGAAGGGGAAAGAGGGATCTTCGACAAATCATGACTATGATCTCCTCCAAGGGAAAAAGCGTGAAGAAAATTATATGGCTTCTGTGGCAGACTCTGAAGAGGGAGTTGCTTTTATCCTTGGTCAGGTCAAAGCCGTTGAATCGACTAGTGAGGATAAGAAATGTGCTCTCCAAAATGATGAAAGGGACCTGGTAGGATGTGCGACCTCGGAAATGTTGGGATCTACCAGCAAAACATGCGAGGAAGACATAGTTGATGATTGCAAACATTCTGTGAGCATAAATGCTTTACAGGATGGTACTGCATCTAAGGTTGAAAAGCATCCTGAAACACTTTCAGTAGCGAAACCTGCTTTGTCTAGCACACTCTCGTCTGCAAACAGTAATCAAACGAGAGGAAGGGACTGGGTTCAATGTGAGGTTAGAGATGAGAAGAAAATTATAGTAATTGGGGCTGGTCCTGCTGGATTAACAGCAGCACGTCATTTACAGCGCCAGGGGTTTTCTGTCACCGTTCTTGAGGCAAGGAGTAGAGTAGGTGGTCGTGTATATACAGACCGGTCATCTCTTTCAGTTCCTGTGGATCTTGGGGCTAGTATAATTACAGGTATTGAGGCTGATGTGCCATCGGAGAGAATGCCAGATCCTTCGGTATTGGTCTGTAACCAGTTAGGTCTGGAGTTGAGCGTGTTGCATGGATTCTGTCCTCTTTATGATACTGTAACAGGGGAAAAGGTTCCTGCAGAATTAGATGATGCTCTACAAGCAGAGTTCAACAGTCTAATTGATGATGTGGATTTGCTTGTTGAGGAAATAGGCAAGGAAAGAGCAGATAAATTGTCCCTCGAGGATGGTTTAGAATTTGGCCTTCAACGGCTGAGAATGCCACATGACAAGGTGAACATTGAAAAAATTGGGCTTGTCAATTCAACTGATTCTTCCTGCTCAAAAACTGATGCCTGTTTGAAAGATGATATTTTGAATCCTTTGGAGCGAAGAGTTATGAATTGGCATTTTGCTCACACAGAATATGGTTGCGCTGCTGTTCTCAAGGAAGTTTCGCTTCCTCACTGGAATCAAGATGAGTTTTATGGCGGATTTGGAGGGCCACATGCTATGATTAAGGGTGGCTATAGCCGAGTTGTTGAGTCGCTTGCAGAAGGACTTGACATTCATTTGAACAAAATAGTTTCTGAGGTATCTTACGCTTCTGATGTATCTGCCGTGCATAACAGCAAGCATAAAGTCCGAGTTAGTACATCAAATGGCTGTGAGTATTTTGGAGATGCTGTTCTGGTTACTGTTCCTCTTGGATGCTTGAAAGCAGAAACTATTAAGTTTTCACCATCCTTGCCGGATTGGAAATATTCATCGATCAAACAACTTGGTTTTGGAGTTCTAAATAAAGTTGTGTTGGAGTTCCCAAAGGTATTTTGGGATGATAGTGTTGATTATTTTGGGGCAACGGCTGAGGAAACAGATCTAAGAGGTGAGTGCTTTATGTTTTGGAATGTCAAAAAAACTGTTGGTGCTCCTGTCCTGATAGCTTTGGTGGTTGGGAAGGCTGCTTTTGAATATACAAACAAGAGTAAGTCTGAGCACGTGAACCATGCAATGATGGTACTTCGTAAGCTTTTTGGTGGGGATCTGGTTCCGGATCCTGTTGCCTCGGTTGTTACTGACTGGGGCACTGATCCTTACAGTTATGGTGCCTACTCATATGTTGCTATTGGTGCTTCTGGTGAAGATTATGATGTATTGGGAAG GcctgttcagaattgtttgttttttgctGGTGAGGCAACATGCAAAGAGCATCCTGACACTGTTGGTGGTGCAATGATGACTGGAGTCCGGGAAGCTGTGCGTATAATTGATATACTTTCTAGTGGAAACGATTACACAGCAGAAATAGAAACACTAGAAAAAGCGCAGAGGAAATCTGTACCTGTAAGGGATGAAGTCAAAGACCTAATAAAGAGACTTGAAGTTGTTGAGCTGTCTAATGTGCTGGCCAGGCAATCATTGCTACGGAACATGTTCTTCTCTGCTAAAACAACTGTTGGGCGTTTGCATTTAGCCAAGGAGTTGCTTAATCTACCTGGTGAAGCCTTGAAATCCTTTGCAGGTACAAAAGAGGGGCTTGCAGTGCTGAACTCTTGGATCCTG GATTCGATGGGGAAGAATGGAACCCAACTTTTACGTCACTGTGTACATATTCTTGTTCGAGTTACGAGTGATCTCTTTGCCGTGAGGCTCTCAG GCATTGGAAAGACTGTGAAAGAAAAGGTTTGTGCACACACGAGCCGTGATATCCGCGCCATTGCAAGTCAGCTCGTTAATGTGTGGCTGGAACTATACCGGAAAGAAAAAGCTAATAGTGGAAAGAAATCATCGAGACAAGCGAATACTACAAATACCtctagaataagaagaaaactgAATAGTGTTGACACAGACAGTAAGGGAAAGCTGAGCAATGGCAACGATGGGAAAACAGATGGAGAGCTTGAAGACAACCAGCTACCTatgtcagaggaagagaaggctGTGTTTGCTGAAGCTGAGGCAGCTCGTGCAGCAGCAGAAGCAGCTGCAAAG GCATTTTCTGAGGCCTATCATAATACTTCATTGCAGCTTCCTAAGATTCCCTCATTTCATAAGTTTGCCAGGCGAGAGCAGTATGCAAAGATGGACGAATCTGATTTCAGGAAAAAGTTTCCTGGCAATGTCTTAGGAAGACAAGATTGTATGTCAGAGATAGACTCGAGGAACTGCAAAGTTCGGGACTGGTATGATTTTCCTGCCTCGTGTCTTGACCTTGACAATTCAAGGATTCCAGTCGATAACTATTCACAGCGTAGCCATTCGAATGAGCTTGTATCTCATTCCAAGTTCAGAGAATGTTCTGGAGAAAGTGGGGCTGCGGATACCAGTTTTTTAACTGGGGCATGGGTTGATACTGGTGGTAGTAGTGATGGTTTCAAGGATTCTCAGGCTATCGATAGATGGCAATCTcaagctgctgctgctgatccTGAATTCTTCAATCGTACTTTGCATATTAAGGATGATGAAGATTCGATTGCATGTTCAACAGGCCCTCCGAGTTGGAAGAATGACCAACAAGCGAATGAATGCTCTGTGTCACAGGTTACAGTGAATAAAGAGTCACATAAAACTCATATCCGGAGTGCAGATCGTTTGAAACAGGGGGTTGTAGATTTTGTTGCATCGTTGCTTATGGCCCCTTATAAAGCAAAGAAAATTGATAGAGATGTATACAAGTCAATAATGAAGAAGACCGCAACAAAG GTTATGCAACATACAACAGATGTGGAGAAAGCCATGGCTGTTCAGCAATTCCTCGACTCAAAGCGGAAAAACAAG ATTCGTGACTTTGTGGACAAACAAGTTGACAAGTATATGGCGATAGCTCAAGTTCCAAAACCTTGA
- the LOC104731988 gene encoding nucleolin-like: protein MASSSKKSAAKANLFGKRNLEDDLENKPTLKRHKETSDEKDETTADSLEQANLISVKETTVDDGILIPEAVSVTNNTLLLRRLSRKAQIPDIISFFSDVGDVVHVRLIVGHQGKHCGYAFVELASANEVKMALEKKCDEYLLGHKILLYMADFKRSTYLLPKYCIEHDSWFGNYIRGESLLTEEDVGFDDVEKVLAVANLSPNTKLPDIKRLFKYMGVVSVRLIVNNQGKHLGYAFVEFISAYLANKALKKKNGEYLHGHKIFLMREHDEIPDYVEAVAVEKKTIFISHFSPQTDISHIISFFKDVGEVVHVRLIADNNGRHVGYGFVEFSSDNEAEKALEKNGEYLHDRKIVLQVLHAPNHPPNHLP from the exons ATGGCCAGTTCTAGCAAGAAATCGGCCGCGAAAGctaatttatttg GTAAGCGAAACCTTGAAGATGATTTGGAGAACAAACCGACTCTGAAGAGACATAAGGAAACATCCGACGAGAAG GATGAGACAACGGCTGATAGTCTTGAGCAAGCTAATTTAATCTCAGTTAAG GAGACGACAGTGGATGATGGCATTCTCATTCCCGAG GCAGTTTCCGTAACAAATAATACGCTCTTGCTTCGCCGTCTCTCTCGCAAAGCACAAATACCAGATAT CATCTCTTTCTTCAGTGATGTTGGAGACGTTGTTCATGTTCGACTTATAGTAGGCCACCAAGGCAAGCATTGTGGCTATGCCTTTGTCGAGCTTGCTTCTGCTAACGAAGTAAAGATG GCGCTGGAAAAGAAGTGTGATGAATATCTGCTAGGTCATAAGATTTTACTTTATATGGCTGATTTCAAGAGATCTACATACCTCCTGCCCAA GTATTGCATAGAACACGACTCTTG GTTTGGAAACTACATTCGAGGAGAAAGCCTTCTTACAGAAGAAGACGTAGGATTTGATGACGTTGAG AAAGTACTCGCTGTCGCCAATCTCTCTCCCAACACTAAATTACCAGATAT CAAACGTTTATTCAAATATATGGGAGTTGTTAGTGTTCGACTTATTGTGAACAACCAGGGCAAGCATTTGGGCTATGCATTTGTTGAGTTTATTTCTGCTTACCTTGCAAACAAG GCtctgaaaaagaagaatggtgaaTATTTGCACGGTCATAAGATTTTTCTGATGAGAGAACATGATGAAATTCCTGATTATGTTGAG GCAGTTGCTGTAGAAAAAAAGACGATCTTTATCTCCCATTTCTCTCCCCAAACTGATATATCACATAT CATCAGTTTCTTCAAAGATGTTGGAGAAGTTGTTCATGTTCGACTTATTGCAGACAACAATGGCAGGCATGTGGGTTATGGCTTTGTTGAGTTTTCTTCTGATAACGAAGCAGAGAAG GCGCTGGAAAAGAACGGTGAATATTTGCATGATCGCAAGATTGTTCTTCAAGTGTTACATGCTCCAAACCATCCACCCAA CCATTTGCCGTAA